From Vreelandella neptunia, the proteins below share one genomic window:
- the rsxC gene encoding electron transport complex subunit RsxC, with product MSNAFDFPGGIYPPERKQRSNQSPLIEAPLPRRITLPLQQHSGQAATPCVVVGDAVKVGSVIAKREGMISSNLHASISGMVSEVSATQICIDGDGQDNWERLPSLDWQRAEPSALLERLNKSGIVGLGGAGFPTHIKARVVERHAIHTLVINAAECEPYITADDLTLRHHANEVLEGAQIVAKLCGAQHIMIGIEDNKPDAIEALKHALSNYQPINIELKVIPTRYPSGGERQLIKRLLNLEVPSGGLPADVGVLCHNPGTLLAILHAVRDGQPLVSRVVTLTGEAITQPGNRWVRLGTSVRELLEQAGLNTPELNQVIQGGPMMGTPLLTLDTPVTKLTNCLIAATLEELPPPPAESPCIRCGECESVCPVALLPQQLHWYARAQDDAKVERYHLFDCIECGACSYVCPSHIPLVVDYREAKSRIRLQRIEAVKAEHAKHRFEFRQARLAREEAEKQARKQARQAQQRRSPTSTAASSEKVDLRGLRIAHAAAKASVKKAEKTLARVAQEDPKQSLDDLEMQLATAQENLKAVELQLAQAREQQPSEESP from the coding sequence ATGTCGAACGCCTTTGACTTCCCGGGAGGCATTTATCCCCCCGAACGCAAACAGCGTTCCAACCAATCCCCGCTAATTGAAGCGCCACTGCCCCGTCGGATCACTCTCCCCCTGCAGCAACATAGCGGCCAGGCCGCCACGCCCTGTGTGGTAGTGGGCGACGCGGTAAAAGTGGGCAGCGTGATTGCCAAACGTGAAGGTATGATCTCTAGCAACCTGCACGCCAGCATTAGCGGCATGGTAAGCGAGGTTAGCGCTACCCAAATCTGCATTGATGGAGATGGGCAAGATAACTGGGAGCGGCTGCCCAGTCTCGACTGGCAACGCGCTGAACCCAGTGCACTACTTGAGCGCTTAAATAAGAGCGGCATTGTCGGTCTAGGCGGCGCGGGGTTTCCCACCCATATTAAAGCGCGAGTGGTCGAACGGCATGCGATTCACACCCTGGTGATTAACGCCGCCGAATGCGAGCCTTATATCACTGCCGATGACCTGACTCTGCGCCACCACGCTAACGAAGTGCTCGAAGGTGCACAGATAGTCGCCAAGCTATGCGGCGCGCAGCATATAATGATTGGGATTGAGGATAACAAACCCGATGCCATAGAAGCCCTGAAACACGCCCTTTCAAATTACCAGCCGATCAACATTGAGCTGAAAGTAATACCTACCCGCTACCCCAGCGGCGGCGAGCGCCAGCTAATTAAAAGGCTGCTAAACCTTGAGGTACCCAGCGGCGGGCTGCCCGCTGATGTGGGAGTGCTCTGCCATAACCCAGGCACGCTACTGGCGATACTACACGCAGTGCGCGATGGGCAGCCGCTGGTTTCCAGGGTGGTCACGCTGACAGGCGAGGCCATCACCCAGCCCGGCAATCGCTGGGTGCGTCTGGGCACATCGGTTAGAGAGCTGCTGGAGCAGGCAGGGTTAAATACCCCAGAGCTAAACCAAGTCATTCAGGGTGGCCCCATGATGGGCACTCCACTGCTAACGCTCGATACGCCGGTCACCAAGCTTACTAATTGTTTAATCGCGGCCACGCTTGAAGAGTTGCCGCCGCCCCCAGCAGAATCGCCCTGTATTCGCTGCGGTGAGTGTGAAAGCGTTTGCCCGGTGGCGCTGCTGCCGCAACAGCTGCACTGGTATGCTCGCGCTCAAGACGATGCCAAGGTAGAGCGCTATCACCTGTTCGACTGCATTGAATGCGGCGCTTGCAGTTACGTATGCCCTAGCCATATTCCGCTGGTGGTGGATTACCGGGAAGCTAAAAGCCGGATACGCCTGCAACGGATTGAGGCAGTAAAAGCGGAGCACGCCAAGCACCGTTTTGAGTTCCGCCAAGCGCGGCTCGCTCGGGAAGAGGCTGAAAAACAGGCACGCAAGCAAGCACGTCAGGCGCAACAACGTCGCTCGCCCACCAGTACCGCAGCTAGCAGCGAAAAGGTCGACTTACGTGGCCTGCGCATCGCCCATGCCGCCGCCAAAGCATCGGTCAAAAAGGCTGAAAAAACCCTGGCGCGAGTCGCTCAGGAAGACCCCAAACAATCCCTGGATGACTTAGAAATGCAGCTTGCCACCGCCCAGGAGAACTTAAAAGCAGTCGAGTTGCAGCTTGCCCAGGCGCGCGAACAGCAGCCCAGCGAGGAGTCGCCATGA
- a CDS encoding RnfABCDGE type electron transport complex subunit D — protein MSMMHASGVKDAVKATSMPPTASLMRWVIAATLPGIATMSYFFGLGVISNVLLAAAFGIALEAAVLRLRQRPIRVTMNDSSALLTGVLLGASLPPASPWWLIGVGMIAAIVVAKQLYGGLGHNPFNPAMVGYALLLVSFPTYMTLWAPPQALLPNDLWAQIVGTLPTAQLDSLSGATPLDAFKHKGEAVLASEFWAANPLPNGTLSAWRWVALAWLAGGVVLLAKRIISWHIPVAMLGSVLLLATLFYLSDPSHFASPLFHLLTGATLFGAFFIATDPVSAATSQRGKLLYGAGIGALVMIIRTFGGYPDAVAFAVLLMNLCVPLLDLYSVPRPTGQQKASLGKPGEQP, from the coding sequence ATGAGCATGATGCACGCCTCGGGCGTTAAAGATGCCGTGAAGGCAACGTCTATGCCACCAACGGCGAGCTTGATGCGCTGGGTCATTGCGGCAACCCTGCCAGGCATCGCTACCATGAGCTACTTCTTCGGCCTTGGGGTTATCAGCAATGTACTGCTAGCCGCCGCTTTTGGTATTGCACTTGAAGCCGCCGTGCTTCGGCTACGCCAGCGCCCCATCCGTGTTACGATGAATGACTCAAGCGCCCTGCTTACTGGCGTTTTGCTGGGCGCATCGCTGCCTCCCGCTAGTCCCTGGTGGCTTATCGGTGTGGGTATGATCGCGGCAATTGTGGTCGCCAAGCAGCTATACGGCGGACTGGGCCATAACCCGTTCAACCCCGCCATGGTGGGCTATGCGCTGCTGCTGGTGTCTTTTCCTACCTACATGACGTTGTGGGCTCCGCCCCAGGCATTGCTACCAAATGATTTATGGGCGCAAATCGTCGGAACGCTGCCAACCGCCCAATTGGATAGTTTGAGCGGCGCAACGCCCCTTGATGCATTTAAGCACAAAGGCGAAGCGGTGCTTGCCAGCGAGTTCTGGGCTGCCAATCCACTGCCGAATGGAACCCTCAGCGCCTGGCGATGGGTAGCGCTCGCATGGCTAGCGGGTGGGGTGGTGTTGTTAGCGAAGCGGATTATTAGCTGGCATATTCCGGTCGCTATGCTTGGCAGCGTATTACTACTGGCCACGCTGTTTTATCTCAGCGACCCCAGCCACTTCGCTTCACCGCTGTTTCACCTGCTCACCGGGGCAACGCTTTTCGGGGCATTCTTTATTGCTACCGACCCAGTCTCCGCCGCCACCAGCCAACGCGGCAAACTACTCTATGGCGCAGGGATTGGCGCACTGGTCATGATCATTCGCACCTTTGGCGGTTACCCGGACGCGGTGGCGTTTGCGGTATTGCTGATGAATCTATGTGTACCGTTGCTAGACCTGTACAGCGTGCCACGCCCTACTGGTCAGCAAAAAGCCTCACTGGGTAAACCAGGAGAACAGCCATGA
- a CDS encoding electron transport complex subunit E, whose translation MSQWRELARSGLWSNNPALVQLLGLCPLLAVSGSVVNALGLALATLLVMVGASTAISLIRHQVPSAVRLPAFVMVIAAFVTCAELLMAAYAYPLYQVLGIFIPLIVTNCAILGRADAFASRRPVLPAAIDGFMMGLGFGAVLVLLGALRELLGQGTLFSDMALLFGPQAANWQLTVADDYQFLFFVLPPGAFFVAGLLIALKNAIDQRSAARAKPVVATPRTERRVRVTGTIK comes from the coding sequence ATGAGCCAGTGGCGCGAACTCGCCCGAAGTGGTCTTTGGTCGAATAACCCCGCGCTGGTGCAGCTGCTCGGGCTCTGCCCGCTGCTAGCGGTAAGCGGCAGCGTGGTCAATGCGCTGGGGCTGGCGCTGGCCACGTTGCTGGTCATGGTCGGTGCCAGCACGGCGATTTCGCTGATTCGTCACCAGGTGCCCAGCGCAGTGCGTCTGCCCGCTTTCGTGATGGTGATTGCTGCTTTTGTTACCTGCGCTGAACTGCTCATGGCCGCCTACGCTTACCCGCTCTATCAAGTGTTGGGAATTTTTATTCCGCTGATCGTCACCAACTGCGCCATCCTGGGTCGCGCGGATGCCTTTGCCTCACGCCGGCCGGTTCTTCCAGCGGCCATTGATGGCTTTATGATGGGGTTGGGTTTTGGCGCCGTACTGGTGTTGCTTGGCGCCCTACGTGAGCTACTGGGTCAAGGCACACTGTTTAGCGACATGGCGCTACTGTTTGGGCCGCAAGCGGCGAATTGGCAACTGACTGTTGCCGACGACTACCAGTTCCTGTTTTTCGTGCTGCCACCGGGGGCATTCTTTGTAGCGGGTCTGTTGATTGCGCTGAAAAACGCTATTGATCAACGCAGTGCTGCCCGTGCCAAGCCAGTGGTGGCGACACCTCGAACTGAGCGTCGCGTGCGGGTTACCGGCACGATAAAATAG
- the nth gene encoding endonuclease III, whose amino-acid sequence MNAQKRHEIFARLQAENPHPTTELNWNTPFELLAAVLLSAQATDVGVNKATARLYPVANTPQAIIDLGIDELKAHIKTIGLYNTKAENLMKTCHMLVNQHGGEVPNTRQALEALPGVGRKTANVILNTAFGQPTMAVDTHIFRVSNRTGIAKGKDVVEVEQKLLRHVPKGFLHDAHHWLILHGRYTCIARKPRCGSCIIEDLCDYKDKTEPA is encoded by the coding sequence ATGAATGCCCAAAAGCGTCATGAAATTTTTGCTCGCCTTCAGGCGGAGAACCCCCACCCGACTACCGAGCTTAATTGGAACACGCCATTTGAGCTGCTGGCTGCGGTACTGCTTTCCGCTCAAGCCACCGATGTGGGGGTGAATAAAGCCACGGCGCGGCTTTACCCAGTCGCCAACACGCCCCAAGCGATCATTGATTTAGGTATCGACGAGCTTAAAGCACATATCAAAACCATTGGGTTATACAACACCAAAGCCGAAAACCTGATGAAAACCTGCCACATGCTCGTTAATCAGCACGGCGGTGAAGTGCCCAATACCCGCCAAGCCCTGGAGGCCTTGCCCGGCGTAGGCCGTAAAACCGCCAATGTAATACTCAACACGGCATTTGGTCAGCCCACCATGGCGGTGGATACGCATATTTTCCGGGTATCCAATCGCACCGGCATCGCTAAAGGCAAAGATGTCGTTGAGGTGGAGCAGAAACTGCTACGCCATGTGCCAAAAGGGTTTCTTCACGATGCTCACCACTGGCTAATTCTGCACGGCCGCTACACCTGCATCGCGCGTAAACCCCGCTGTGGTAGCTGCATTATCGAGGACCTGTGCGACTATAAAGACAAAACCGAACCGGCTTAA
- a CDS encoding tRNA-queuosine alpha-mannosyltransferase domain-containing protein, translated as MRVLLLSAYEAVSHRYWAQSLMAQLDEVSWTLLSLPPRHFAWRIRGNPLSWMLKEHDTLSQSFDVVLATSMVDLATLAGLFPHLGRAKKVVYFHENQFAYPESSDQMPQVEAKMVNLYTALAADNVVFNSAYNRDSFIDGARAFLKKMPENLPAAKPLEALRERAQVLPVPIPESSEPCQQTAVNKTVPQRIVWNHRWEYDKNPDDFFAVLFALSDAGVAFELAVLGQRFRQAPAIFDEAEQRLAKHIVAWGPQPEEAYRELLDSAGIVVSTTWHEFQGLAIMEAAQRGALPLVPDRLCFPALYPAAYRYDGSREGLYDRLSAWLTDPAVRPERLDTTAWEWPAWREAYRQLLMSST; from the coding sequence ATGCGCGTACTCCTGTTATCTGCCTACGAAGCGGTGAGCCACCGCTACTGGGCGCAAAGCTTAATGGCGCAGCTTGATGAGGTGTCTTGGACGCTGTTGAGCCTGCCGCCGCGTCATTTTGCTTGGCGTATTCGTGGCAATCCGCTGAGCTGGATGCTTAAAGAGCACGATACTCTCAGCCAGTCGTTTGATGTAGTGCTAGCCACGTCGATGGTGGATCTGGCCACGCTGGCGGGGCTGTTCCCGCATCTCGGCCGAGCAAAAAAGGTTGTCTACTTTCATGAAAACCAGTTCGCCTATCCTGAATCGAGCGATCAGATGCCACAAGTAGAGGCCAAGATGGTCAATCTCTATACGGCGCTGGCGGCGGATAACGTGGTGTTTAACAGCGCCTATAACCGCGACTCTTTTATTGATGGCGCGCGAGCCTTTCTGAAAAAAATGCCGGAAAACCTCCCCGCAGCCAAGCCACTGGAAGCGCTACGCGAGCGGGCTCAGGTTTTGCCAGTGCCCATTCCAGAGAGCTCAGAACCTTGCCAGCAAACGGCAGTTAACAAAACAGTGCCACAGCGGATTGTCTGGAATCACCGCTGGGAGTACGACAAGAACCCTGACGACTTCTTTGCCGTACTGTTTGCGTTAAGCGATGCCGGAGTAGCGTTTGAATTGGCGGTGCTTGGTCAACGTTTCCGTCAAGCCCCCGCCATTTTTGACGAAGCTGAGCAGCGCTTAGCCAAGCATATTGTGGCTTGGGGGCCGCAGCCAGAAGAGGCGTATCGAGAGCTGCTAGATAGCGCAGGCATTGTGGTTTCGACTACCTGGCATGAGTTTCAGGGTTTGGCGATTATGGAGGCGGCCCAGCGCGGGGCTTTACCACTGGTGCCGGATAGGCTCTGTTTCCCTGCGCTTTACCCTGCAGCCTATCGCTATGACGGCTCTCGGGAAGGGCTTTATGACCGGCTTAGTGCTTGGCTCACCGATCCGGCGGTTCGCCCTGAACGCCTTGATACCACCGCTTGGGAGTGGCCCGCCTGGCGTGAGGCTTACCGCCAGTTGCTGATGAGCTCGACTTGA
- a CDS encoding response regulator transcription factor — translation MAKVLVVDDEPNIVLSLEFLMEQAGFEVVTAEDGEQALARVNDSQPDLLLLDISLPGISGFDVLERLRSEAATAQLPIIMLTAHGRDVEREKGMALGADDYITKPFSTQSLVEKVKALLIEEQP, via the coding sequence ATGGCTAAAGTGCTCGTCGTCGATGACGAACCCAACATTGTTTTATCGCTAGAGTTCCTGATGGAGCAAGCGGGGTTTGAGGTCGTTACTGCTGAAGATGGTGAACAGGCCCTGGCAAGAGTGAATGATAGCCAGCCCGATCTGCTGCTACTCGATATTAGCCTGCCGGGGATTAGCGGTTTTGACGTTTTAGAGCGGCTGCGTAGCGAAGCGGCTACCGCCCAGCTTCCGATTATTATGCTGACCGCTCACGGGCGTGACGTGGAGCGTGAAAAAGGCATGGCGCTGGGCGCCGATGATTACATCACCAAGCCCTTCTCTACCCAGTCGCTGGTCGAAAAAGTCAAAGCGCTACTAATTGAGGAGCAGCCATGA
- a CDS encoding 3'-5' exonuclease, producing the protein MTRGGLPKRQRLLGLWLLLSGISLLGGAIFAAWLDAKLAPTGVTRIALWLGSFSGGATIFLAGLLLERMLFTPLRHLQVQLARLVANPDARDEHPPEGWLKGLGPDLRRVRESWRSDRSRLTTAHADGARSAARIRQELETLLQVLETPLLLCDHHRRLMLFNQAAEDFFEGNTGLGLGKRLEALLPVASLQQVLGQLPNDGSPRELLAPCDDRWLKVILRRVPGSDGETLLTFSDATASWSSEMGVRAELAAMLTPLRQHTASLTSAADALIQLRDQNDVSTSALRQRFERVIHEEGITLGDNVAKIGQLLDDMQHQGERLTPMWSNDFWQALDERLDPEHRLITPVGMPAWFKGDAPALIALFDSLVKHLNTQLPDSGFEGEICLGNKRVYLDLIWRGKAIPEHELAEWRQQPLNSLPLTPSVADVMRQHASDIWSLADDDGVHSRLRLPLPAMERVGAPRETAPPRPEFHDFGIADLPPPDEALASRTLRSLEIVAFDTETTGLELRRGDTVISLGACRVVNARLLASEAFDQKVDPQRPIPPASTAIHGLTDADVLGAPPLDIVLTRFRDYVGEAVLLAHNAAFDLLAISHKGVAFDIPVIDTLLISRALDEALDGHDLDSLAQRYDLAFPPGTRHTALGDARVTAELWLALLPRLEARGVDTLEQLLALQVNAFDRQDASA; encoded by the coding sequence ATGACCCGAGGCGGACTGCCCAAACGTCAGCGCCTGCTGGGCCTCTGGCTGCTACTTAGCGGCATCAGCCTGCTGGGTGGGGCCATTTTTGCCGCCTGGCTGGATGCGAAGCTTGCGCCAACTGGCGTAACGCGCATCGCCCTCTGGCTTGGTAGCTTCTCCGGTGGCGCGACGATTTTTTTAGCCGGTTTGCTGCTTGAGCGTATGCTGTTTACCCCACTGCGCCATTTACAGGTGCAGCTGGCGCGCTTGGTCGCCAACCCGGACGCCCGGGACGAGCACCCACCCGAAGGTTGGCTAAAAGGCTTGGGGCCCGACCTACGACGAGTACGCGAAAGCTGGCGATCAGATCGCAGTCGCCTCACCACCGCTCACGCTGACGGCGCCCGCAGCGCTGCACGCATCCGCCAGGAGCTGGAAACACTGCTGCAAGTACTCGAAACGCCGCTGCTACTGTGTGATCACCACCGCCGCCTTATGCTGTTCAATCAGGCGGCTGAAGACTTTTTTGAGGGTAATACCGGATTAGGCCTGGGCAAACGCCTGGAAGCGCTGCTACCAGTAGCCAGCTTACAGCAAGTGCTCGGCCAACTGCCTAATGACGGTTCCCCGCGCGAGTTACTCGCCCCCTGTGATGACCGCTGGCTCAAAGTGATTTTACGCCGCGTGCCGGGTAGCGATGGCGAAACACTGCTGACCTTTAGCGACGCCACCGCCTCCTGGTCGAGTGAAATGGGCGTTAGAGCGGAACTAGCGGCGATGCTAACACCGCTTCGTCAGCATACCGCCAGTCTAACCAGCGCCGCCGATGCGCTGATACAGCTGCGCGATCAAAACGATGTCAGCACGTCTGCTTTGCGCCAACGTTTTGAGCGGGTTATCCACGAAGAGGGCATCACCCTCGGCGACAACGTGGCCAAAATCGGCCAACTACTCGACGATATGCAGCATCAGGGCGAGCGCTTAACGCCCATGTGGTCAAACGACTTCTGGCAAGCGTTGGATGAGCGCCTTGACCCGGAGCACCGCTTAATTACCCCGGTGGGGATGCCTGCCTGGTTTAAAGGCGACGCCCCGGCGCTGATTGCGCTGTTTGACTCTTTAGTCAAGCACCTCAATACACAGCTTCCCGACAGTGGCTTTGAGGGTGAGATATGCCTGGGCAATAAACGCGTCTATCTTGACCTTATTTGGCGCGGCAAAGCGATCCCCGAGCATGAGCTGGCGGAGTGGCGACAGCAGCCGCTAAACTCACTACCGTTGACGCCAAGCGTCGCCGATGTAATGCGCCAACACGCCAGCGACATCTGGAGCCTGGCCGACGACGATGGCGTTCATTCACGCCTGCGACTCCCCCTGCCGGCCATGGAGCGCGTAGGCGCCCCAAGAGAAACCGCCCCGCCGCGCCCAGAATTCCATGACTTTGGCATTGCCGACCTGCCCCCGCCGGATGAAGCGCTGGCCAGCCGAACGCTGCGCAGCCTGGAAATAGTCGCCTTTGATACGGAAACCACCGGGCTTGAGCTACGCCGAGGTGACACCGTCATCAGTCTTGGCGCCTGTCGCGTGGTCAACGCCCGTTTATTGGCAAGCGAGGCCTTCGATCAAAAAGTGGATCCGCAGCGGCCGATCCCGCCGGCTAGCACCGCGATACACGGCCTTACCGATGCCGATGTGCTAGGCGCGCCGCCTTTGGATATTGTGCTTACCCGCTTTCGCGATTATGTCGGCGAAGCTGTCTTGCTGGCCCATAATGCCGCCTTTGATCTACTTGCCATTAGCCACAAAGGAGTCGCCTTTGATATCCCTGTGATCGACACCCTGCTGATTTCACGGGCACTTGACGAAGCGCTCGATGGGCATGATCTGGATAGCCTTGCCCAGCGCTACGATCTGGCATTTCCACCAGGGACGCGCCACACTGCATTAGGCGATGCCCGCGTGACCGCCGAGCTATGGCTAGCCCTGCTGCCTCGCTTAGAAGCCCGCGGCGTCGATACGCTTGAGCAGTTGTTAGCCCTGCAAGTCAACGCCTTCGACCGACAGGATGCCAGCGCCTGA
- a CDS encoding sensor histidine kinase → MRSEAIILGTAFGYLALLFVVAAWGDRRAEQGRSIIGSPTVYALSIAVYCTAWTFYGSVGRAAEYGPSFLLIYLGPTLAMLLAPSVIRKMVRIAARQRITSIADFISARYGKSTSLGALVALMALISITPYIALQLKAITVSHAVLINYPRAADTTLVDEHFWMDKSLWVALVLAVFIILFGTRHLDASERHEGMVAAIAVESIVKLVAFMAVGVFVVFVRFEGPAALFAQVAATPALVDSMRLDSVPGGVTGWVGMLILAFLAFLTLPRQFQVLVVENVDEQHLARASWLFPLYMLLINLFVIPIALAGLLLGVSAGDPDSFVLTLPLSAGLEGLPLLVFIGGLSAATGMVIVETIALSTMVSNQLVMPLLLRSRRLHLSTKGELAGWLLGIRRIAIVLILLLGYLYHALIGDSYSLVTIGLVSFAGAAQFAPALLIGLYWRGATRQGATAGLIAGFLLWCYTLLLPGFAQSGWLDAALLTEGPWGIAWLIPYGLFGLENWDIYTHSLLWSMMANVGLLVGVSLFTRPTPLEQTQAALFTEAMHPNLQTTSLSTSLWRGQTTQGALKELLVRYLGAQTTRRVFSHSGTKIAYAADDPATAELITRAEQALAGALGSSSARVLINSVVRGEALDIESILSILDTTSQTLEYNRRLEQKSQELVQIGEELRSANERLRELDRLKDEFVAMVSHELRTPLTSIRAFAEILRDSSQLPDQKRQHFLGVIVHESQRLSRLIEEILDLARLESGRLTLNPVPLDLAALTRHSIDAIAHLHEERGIALDVSLEADPAMVVGDHDRLEQVIINLLDNAGKFADREQPKVRLTLYRHRRHFRLSVEDNGAGISEDERERVFEKFHQIQQDDDIPRGRPRGSGLGLPISRGIIAHLGGRLWVEDAKTLGGACLTLELPAAPGDSSSLDSG, encoded by the coding sequence ATGCGTAGTGAGGCGATTATCCTCGGCACCGCCTTTGGCTACTTGGCGCTGCTGTTTGTGGTCGCCGCCTGGGGTGACCGGCGGGCGGAGCAGGGTCGCTCCATCATTGGCTCGCCGACGGTATATGCCCTTTCTATTGCTGTTTACTGCACGGCCTGGACGTTCTACGGCAGCGTCGGGCGCGCCGCCGAGTATGGCCCCAGCTTTTTGCTCATCTACCTGGGCCCCACCCTGGCGATGCTGTTGGCCCCTTCAGTTATCCGCAAAATGGTACGTATTGCAGCACGGCAGCGGATCACTTCTATTGCCGATTTCATCAGTGCCCGCTACGGCAAAAGCACCAGTTTAGGCGCACTGGTTGCCCTGATGGCGCTGATTAGCATCACCCCCTATATTGCTCTGCAGTTAAAAGCCATTACCGTTAGCCATGCAGTGCTGATCAACTATCCCCGCGCGGCCGACACCACGTTAGTGGATGAACATTTTTGGATGGATAAGTCTCTCTGGGTCGCCCTGGTATTAGCAGTATTTATTATTCTGTTTGGCACACGCCACCTGGATGCCAGTGAGCGCCATGAAGGCATGGTGGCGGCGATTGCGGTGGAGTCCATCGTTAAACTGGTCGCCTTTATGGCCGTCGGCGTGTTCGTGGTGTTTGTGAGGTTTGAAGGCCCCGCCGCGCTGTTTGCCCAGGTAGCGGCCACGCCCGCCCTTGTCGATAGCATGCGGTTGGATAGCGTTCCGGGTGGGGTCACCGGCTGGGTGGGCATGCTGATACTGGCCTTTTTGGCCTTCTTAACCCTACCTCGCCAATTCCAGGTATTGGTGGTGGAGAATGTCGACGAGCAGCACTTAGCCAGAGCAAGCTGGCTATTCCCCCTCTACATGCTGCTGATTAATCTGTTCGTTATTCCCATTGCGCTGGCTGGCCTGTTGCTTGGCGTAAGCGCAGGTGATCCGGACAGCTTTGTGCTCACACTGCCGCTGTCAGCTGGTTTAGAAGGGCTGCCGCTACTGGTCTTTATTGGTGGCCTTTCTGCGGCGACAGGCATGGTGATTGTCGAGACAATCGCGCTTTCAACTATGGTCAGCAACCAACTGGTGATGCCCCTTCTGCTGCGCTCACGGCGGCTGCACTTAAGTACCAAAGGGGAGCTCGCCGGTTGGCTGTTGGGTATTCGGCGCATCGCTATCGTACTTATTCTGCTACTCGGCTATCTCTACCATGCGTTGATTGGTGACTCCTATAGCCTTGTCACTATTGGGCTGGTCTCCTTCGCCGGGGCAGCCCAGTTCGCCCCAGCGCTCTTGATTGGCCTGTATTGGCGCGGCGCTACCCGCCAAGGCGCCACAGCTGGCCTAATCGCCGGGTTCTTACTCTGGTGCTATACGCTGCTGCTGCCAGGGTTTGCCCAATCCGGTTGGTTGGATGCAGCACTGCTCACTGAGGGCCCCTGGGGTATCGCTTGGCTAATTCCCTACGGCTTATTCGGGCTCGAAAACTGGGATATTTATACCCATTCGCTGCTCTGGAGCATGATGGCTAACGTGGGACTATTAGTTGGAGTATCGCTGTTTACTCGCCCTACGCCCCTTGAGCAAACCCAGGCAGCACTATTCACCGAGGCGATGCACCCTAATCTGCAAACCACTTCGTTATCTACGTCGCTATGGCGCGGGCAAACTACCCAGGGGGCACTCAAAGAGCTGCTGGTGCGCTATTTGGGTGCCCAGACCACCCGCCGCGTATTTAGCCATAGCGGAACCAAAATCGCTTATGCGGCGGATGATCCCGCTACCGCCGAGCTGATTACTCGCGCCGAACAGGCGCTAGCGGGGGCGCTGGGCAGTTCCTCAGCGCGGGTACTGATCAACTCGGTGGTACGCGGTGAAGCGCTGGATATTGAGTCGATTCTGAGCATACTGGACACCACCTCACAAACCCTGGAGTACAACCGTCGCTTGGAGCAAAAATCTCAGGAGTTGGTGCAAATTGGCGAAGAACTGCGTAGCGCGAACGAGCGTCTGCGCGAGCTGGATCGCTTGAAAGACGAGTTCGTCGCCATGGTCAGCCACGAGCTACGCACACCGCTCACCTCCATTCGAGCCTTTGCCGAAATATTGCGCGACAGCAGCCAACTGCCTGATCAAAAACGCCAGCATTTTCTCGGCGTGATCGTCCACGAGAGCCAGCGTCTGTCTCGTTTAATTGAAGAAATTCTGGATCTTGCCCGCCTGGAAAGTGGTCGTTTGACGCTTAATCCCGTCCCCCTCGATCTTGCCGCCCTAACTCGGCACAGCATTGACGCTATTGCCCATCTACATGAGGAGCGCGGCATTGCCTTAGACGTTAGCTTGGAAGCTGACCCTGCGATGGTGGTTGGCGACCATGACCGTTTAGAACAGGTGATTATTAACCTGCTTGATAACGCGGGTAAGTTTGCCGATCGGGAGCAGCCAAAAGTGCGCCTCACGCTTTATCGCCATCGTCGTCATTTCCGTTTAAGCGTGGAGGATAATGGTGCGGGTATTAGCGAAGACGAGCGTGAACGGGTTTTTGAAAAATTCCATCAAATTCAACAGGACGATGATATTCCACGAGGTCGGCCAAGAGGCAGCGGCTTAGGATTACCGATTAGTCGGGGTATTATCGCCCATCTAGGTGGACGGCTTTGGGTCGAGGATGCCAAAACCTTAGGCGGTGCCTGCTTAACGTTAGAACTACCCGCCGCGCCGGGTGACTCATCATCTCTCGACTCCGGCTAG